Proteins encoded within one genomic window of Triticum aestivum cultivar Chinese Spring chromosome 2D, IWGSC CS RefSeq v2.1, whole genome shotgun sequence:
- the LOC123054538 gene encoding receptor-like protein kinase FERONIA: protein MAMAKACSTVLPCLLLLAIVSLSLAAADGGGNNSTDPAGQVRLSCGSSASATDSDGRAWDGDSASMFLPSTNAGVAARASYQDPSLPSTVPYMTARVFASSHTYTFLVRPGRVFLRLYFYPADYGNRSASGALFGVTAGGVTLLQDFNASQTALALDAAYLVREFSLNVNSSGRLEVTFAPSPGASSHYAFVNGIEIVPTPDVFTKPVPTFANGGRPDPMPVRADTAFQTMYRLNVGGEAVSPADDSGRFYRTWDTDIPYIFGAAGGVSFEKDSDVTIRYPPSVPPHIAPEGVYASARSMGPTAQINLNYNLTWILPVDAGFYYLLRFHFCEIQDPITRVNQRSFFIYINNQTAQEQMDVIAWSGGIGVPVYTDYLVVTTGSGQMDMWVALHPDLSSRPEYYDAILNGLEVFKLQTYGSNNLAGANPPIPQKQFYQGESKRKSAVAAAVGGTVAGGLLAVLIGCLCACAICRRGRKATSVVVCEPEAIPDKQAHGPPSPTKSSALFKSGQT from the coding sequence ATGGCCATGGCCAAGGCCTGCTCGACTGTGCTTCCGTGCCTCTTGCTGCTAGCCATCGTGTCCCTTTCCCTTGCCGCCGCGGACGGCGGCGGCaacaactccaccgaccctgcCGGGCAGGTCCGCCTGAGCTGCGGCTCGTCCGCCTCGGCCACCGACTCCGACGGCCGTGCGTGGGACGGTGACTCCGCGTCCATGTTCTTGCCGTCGACGAACGCCGGCGTCGCGGCCCGTGCGTCGTATCAAGACCCGTCGCTGCCTTCTACCGTGCCTTACATGACGGCGCGCGTGTTCGCGTCGAGCCACACCTACACCTTCCTCGTCCGCCCCGGCCGCGTGTTCCTCCGCCTCTACTTCTACCCGGCCGACTACGGCAACCGCAGCGCCTCCGGCGCCCTCTTCGGCGTCACGGCCGGCGGCGTCACGCTGCTGCAGGACTTCAACGCGTCCCAGACCGCGCTCGCGCTCGACGCCGCCTACCTCGTCCGCGAGTTCTCCCTCAACGTCAACTCGAGCGGGAGGCTGGAGGTTACCTTCGCCCCGTCCCCCGGCGCCTCCTCCCACTACGCGTTCGTGAACGGCATCGAGATCGTGCCCACGCCAGACGTGTTCACGAAGCCGGTGCCGACCTTCGCCAACGGGGGGCGCCCGGACCCGATGCCCGTCCGCGCCGACACGGCCTTCCAGACCATGTACCGTCTCAACGTCGGCGGCGAGGCCGTCTCTCCGGCTGACGACTCCGGCCGCTTCTACCGCACCTGGGACACGGACATCCCTTACATATTCGGCGCGGCCGGCGGGGTCTCCTTCGAGAAGGACAGCGACGTCACCATCCGATACCCGCCGTCCGTGCCGCCGCACATCGCGCCGGAGGGCGTGTACGCGTCGGCGAGGTCCATGGGCCCGACTGCGCAGATCAACCTGAACTACAACCTCACGTGGATCCTGCCCGTGGACGCGGGGTTCTACTACCTCCTGAGGTTCCACTTCTGCGAGATCCAGGACCCGATCACCAGGGTGAACCAGCGCTCCTTCTTCATCTACATCAACAACCAGACGGCGCAGGAGCAGATGGACGTCATCGCGTGGAGCGGAGGGATAGGGGTTCCGGTGTACACCGACTACCTCGTCGTCACGACGGGCTCCGGCCAGATGGATATGTGGGTCGCGCTGCACCCGGACCTCAGCAGCAGGCCGGAGTACTACGACGCGATACTCAACGGCCTCGAGGTGTTCAAGCTCCAGACGTACGGCAGCAACAACCTCGCCGGGGCCAACCCGCCGATCCCACAGAAACAGTTCTACCAAGGGGAGTCCAAGAGGAAAAGTGCCGTAGCTGCGGCCGTTGGTGGAACGGTCGCCGGTGGCCTCCTTGCGGTGTTGATCGGCTGCCTATGCGCGTGCGCTATTTGCAGACGGGGCAGAAAGGCGACATCGGTGGTCGTGTGCGAGCCAGAAGCCATTCCTGATAAACAAGCCCATGGTCCCCCTAGCCCAACAAAAAGCTCTGCTTTGTTTAAGTCGGGCCAGACATAA
- the LOC123049998 gene encoding proline-, glutamic acid- and leucine-rich protein 1: MGDWKRKSIAGGPSPGMGDWKRRSIAGGLPPETPTEIIPGALHLNLDFFYRPGAAGVAFPIDRADQNGGQRRMAAVTPPATMAPPSQAQQCQPAGTAPTGVSGLRPGGRRLRIKVPSASQIPPLPEDLAYLFTNVEFYSEDDEEAGEEEEEEAMLLWSSEEEEDGETMSSGSSEGEREDGEDMSSGRSEDDEEDGEDMSSGRSEEMEAGHEEMEEEAGQDEMEQEAGEEEAMLSGHNEDGQVDVDAMLYCHEAFLSQREEEEEEPEEVQAMCVRCDSLERLVTLLPCRHASYCERCFAIVDRRQGAGRLCAVCWQPYARGHPQSGGLQPKPKKSSK; this comes from the exons ATGGGCGACTGGAAAAGGAAGTCCATTGCTGGCGGACCGTCGCCGGGGATGGGCGACTGGAAAAGGAGGTCCATTGCTGGCGGGCTGCCGCCGGAGACGCCCACCGAAATCATCCCCGGCGCCTTGCACTTGAACCTGGATTTCTTCTACCGCCCCGGCGCCGCCGGCGTCGCCTTCCCCATCGACAGAG CCGATCAGAACGGTGGCCAAAGGAGGATGGCGGCGGTGACGCCGCCGGCGACCATGGCGCCACCATCGCAGGCGCAGCAATGCCAA CCGGCTGGAACGGCGCCGACAGGAGTGAGCGGGTTGCGCCCTGGTGGCCGCCGGCTCAGAATCAAGGTTCCGTCGGCTTCTCAGATACCGCCCCTTCCCGAGGATCTCGCCTACCTCTTCACCAACGTTGAAT TCTAcagcgaggacgacgaggaggccggcgaggaggaggaggaggaggccatgtTGTTATGgagcagcgaggaggaggaggatggggagacCATGTCGTCAGGGAgcagcgagggggagagggaagatgGGGAGGACATGTCGTCAGGGCGCAGCGAGGATGATGAGGAAGATGGGGAGGACATGTCGTCAGGGCGCAGCGAGGAAATGGAGGCCGGccacgaggagatggaggaggaggccggccaggacgAGATGGAGcaggaggccggcgaggaggaggccatgTTGTCAGGGCACAACGAAGATGGTCAGGTGGACGTGGACGCCATGCTGTATTGCCATGAAGCATTTCTGTCacagagggaggaagaggaggaggagcctgaAGAAGTCCAGGCCATGTGCGTGCGATGCGACTCCCTGGAGAGGTTGGTGACGCTCTTACCGTGCAGGCACGCCTCCTACTGCGAACGCTGCTTCGCCATCGTCGACCGCCGCCAGGGAGCTGGGCGGCTGTGCGCGGTTTGCTGGCAGCCCTATGCGCGGGGGCACCCTCAGTCCGGAGGTCTGCAGCCCAAGCCGAAGAAGAGCTCCAAGTAA